Proteins encoded by one window of Strix aluco isolate bStrAlu1 chromosome 35, bStrAlu1.hap1, whole genome shotgun sequence:
- the LOC141917231 gene encoding uncharacterized protein LOC141917231 isoform X1 translates to MLGWWEATCTQMLGWWEATCTQMLGWWEARAPACWGGGRPRAHTCWGGRRPHAHACWGGGRPRAHACWGGGRPRAHAWALQMHPLGAGVAPALTPPPGPAPSPTGSGGDTHTMGGTPSPPSVHQPRGPRAPPAPGPAPPAPGRTDGRTESSLARQPRLVLPARRPSPSPPPPAMALALLLLVGLLGPRSTEPFPVRLAGGPGRCAGRVEVQHSGHWGTVCDDDWGLPDAAVVCRQLGCGVALAAPSGAWFGEGMGPIWLNGLRCRGTEERLALCRHRGWRPHVCAHEEDASAVCSAHHFQPLGTTEPPWTPTPSPTITQAPVTACTGAACAGPPIMRLVGAAGRCAGRLEIFHAGHWGTVCDDLWGLPDAAVVCRQLGCGAALDAPRAAFFGEGTGPIWLDDVRCQGNESSLLGCPASPWGVTNCQHREDAAVVCADELAALDVHPAEPTPHPPRVKPARVPTSARPRSPGSPRSTAASEPAARTPREGQGHLLAPTGTSPRASSTQHPVGQGLASTTPSTQHPTRWDATGATRSTQHPTGQGRIGATQGKTGRDPVRILRITRLKAEQDPAGIIQSTKPKAGRDPAGATRSKVGRDPAAATRSKAGWAPAGTNRSKAGWAPAGTNRSKAGWDPMGTNRSKAGWAPSGTNRSKVGWAPAGTNRSKAGRDPVSTIRVTRPKAGWDPTSITRITRPKAGQILVGANQTTRKPPGRGLVGTIKGTKHKAGRDPVGATQLRTGQDVAVAIQFTQRQTGQDPVDSTQAKVGQDPVGTTQGTRPKARQDLTPTMVVPAGDTMWSNQNLGELGPEATMNIACPPAELDADGNKWTTRSSADFALDDSLGSTRPAAKPGPEGTVNSAHPAATESDPEGTMSSAHPAAEPGPDGTMRSTRPVAEPGPEGTMSSAHPAAELGLDGTTWSTYPAAQPGPDGTTWSARPAAELGLDGTMRSTHPAADLGPEDTTWSARPAAELGLDGTMRSTHPAADLGPEDTTWSARSAAELGLDGTMRSTHPATERGPEDTTWSARPAAELGLDGTMRSTHPAADLGPEDTTWSARPAAELGLDGTMRSTHPAADLGPEDTTWSARSAAELGLDGTMRSTHPATERGPEDTTWSARPAAELGLDGTMRSTHPAADLGPEDTTWSARPAAELGLDGTMRSTHPAADLGPEDTTWSARSAAELGLDGTMRSTHPAADLGPEDTTWSTRPAAELGLDGTMRSTHPATEQGPEDSTWSTHPAAQPGPEDTTWSTRSAAELGPDGTTWSTHPAAEPGPDGTTWSTRSAAELGPEDTTWSTHPAAQPGPEGTIRNTQPPEKLDPDGAMQSTHSSAETGLDDTTMWSAHPTAEPGPSGATLYAQPAAELDADGATWSTGSLTDFSLEDTMRSTHAAAEPGPDGTMRSTRPAAHLDPDDVDPDQGPAGVSASPTDPPPPPPSQNPTLIPAAPPALVVQVGPGSSIPPPCPPEPTSTQSPPLVTQSLKETPSTQSHLAPTQHPKEIPNTQSLPAPTQHPKESPSTQRPSAPTQHPMEPTSTHSLPASTQHPTEPLSTQTLPAPPQPPLEPHGTQTSPAASLHPMEIPSPQVPSTPLQHPTETLGTATPPESPQDPMETLSTHPPPPCPQPLLELLGIQPPPASPQHPTEKLSTQMPPAPPQHPTEALRTQTPPAPPQHPMEPLSTQTPPAPPQHPTEPLGTQTPPAPSQHPTEPLGTHPARTPTDPVLPGAPCADPAPPAAPPVKPRAGEQWGGESGSCHPCPAPQLQALLQELCAAASWLDLVQCTGQEPTLEHCDLQPGQPSSCPMERVAAVECEEPFQLRLVGGPGRCAGRLEVNRAGQWGTVCDDGWSRTNAVVVCRELGCGAAGKVSDLPRGRPRFGPGAGRIWLDDVRCRGQEATLRDCAHRTWGHHDCTHQEDVGVVCQDA, encoded by the exons atgttggggtggtgggaggccaCATGCACACAGATGttggggtggtgggaggccaCATGCACACAGATGTTGGGGTGGTGGGAGGCACGTGCACCCGCATGttggggtggtgggaggccaCGTGCCCACACGTGTTGGGGTGGCAGGAGgccacatgcacatgcatgttgGGGTGGCGGGAGGCCACGTGCACACGCGTGttggggtggtgggaggccaCGTGCACACGCGTGGGCGCTGCAGATGCATCCCCTGGGTGCCGGCGTGGCTCCGGCAttaacccccccccccggccctgccccaaGCCCCACCGGGTCgggtggggacacacacacaatgGGGGGGACACCCTCCCCCCCCTCTGTCCACCAGCCCAGGGGGCCCAGggccccccctgcccctggcccagcccccccagcccctggacGGACCGACGGACGGACTGAGTCATCCTTGGCCCGGCAGCCCCGTCTCGtcctccccgcccgccggccgTCCCCATCGCCACCACCGCCCGCCATGGCCCTCGCCCTCCTGCTCCTGG TGGGGCTGCTGGGACCCCGCAGCACAG AGCCGTTCCCAGTGCGGCTGGCTGGGGGCCCCGGGCGCTGCGCCGGGCGGGTGGAGGTGCAGCACAGCGGGCACTGGGGCACCGTCTGCGACGATGACTGGGGGCTGCCGGACGCGGCGGTGGTCTGCCGGCAACTGGGCTGCGGGGTCGCTCTGGCCGCCCCATCGGGAGCCTGGTTCGGAGAGGGCATGGGGCCCATCTGGCTCAACGGCTTGCGCTGCCGAGGCACCGAGGAGCGCCTGGCCCTGTGCCGGCACCGGGGTTGGCGTCCCCACGTCTGCGCCCATGAAGAGGATGCCAGCGCTGTCTGCTCAG CTCACCACTTCCAGCCCCTCGGCACCACTGAGCCCCCCTGGACCCCCACGCCGTCGCCCACCATCACCCAGGCACCTGTTACAGCATGCACGGGTGCAGCATGCGCAG GACCCCCCATCATGCGGCTGGTGGGGGCGGCAGGGCGCTGCGCTGGCCGGCTGGAGATCTTCCATGCTGGGCACTGGGGCACCGTCTGTGACGACCTGTGGGGGCTGCCGGATGCGGCGGTAGTCTGCCGGCAGCTGGGCTGCGGGGCCGCCCTCGACGCACCCCGGGCAGCTTTTTTTGGCGAGGGCACGGGACCCATCTGGCTGGATGATGTGCGGTGCCAAGGGAACGAGTCATCCCTGCTGGGGTGCCCAGCTTCCCCCTGGGGTGTCACCAACTGCCAGCACCGGGAGGATGCCGCCGTTGTCTGTGCAG ACGAACTGGCCGCCCTGGATGTCCACCCTGCAGAGCCCACTCCCCACCCACCGCGGGTGAAGCCAGCCCGGGTGCCCACCTCTGCacggccccgcagccccggctccccccggAGCACAGCAGCCAGCGAGCCGGCCGCAAGGACGCCCCGTGAGG GGCAAGGGCACCTACTGGCACCAACGGGGACTTCTCCACGGGCCAGCAGTACCCAGCACCCTGTAGGACAGGGTCTGGCCAGcaccacccccagcacccagcaccccacacgATGGGATGCAACTGGTGCCAcccgcagcacccagcaccccacaggaCAGGGACGAATCGGTGCCACCCAAGGGAAAACAGGGCGAGATCCCGTTCGTATCCTCAGGATCACACGACTCAAAGCAGAACAAGATCCAGCTGGCATCATTCAGAGCACCAAGCCCAAGGCAGGACGGGATCCAGCAGGTGCCACCAGGTCTAAAGTGGGACGGGATCCGGCTGCTGCCACCAGGTCCAAGGCAGGATGGGCTCCAGCCGGCACCAACAGGTCCAAGGCAGGATGGGCTCCAGCCGGCACCAACAGGTCCAAGGCAGGATGGGATCCAATGGGAACCAACAGATCCAAGGCAGGATGGGCTCCATCTGGCACCAACAGGTCCAAAGTGGGATGGGCTCCAGCTGGCACCAACAGGTCCAAGGCAGGACGGGATCCAGTCAGTACCATCCGTGTCACCCGgcccaaagcagggtgggatccAACCAGTATCACACGGATAACCCGGCCCAAAGCTGGACAGATTCTGGTAGGTGCCAACCAGACCACCAGGAAACCACCAGGACGGGGTTTGGTTGGGACCATAAAAGGTACCAAGCACAAGGCAGGGCGGGATCCAGTTGGTGCCACCCAGCTGCGAACGGGGCAGGATGTGGCAGTTGCCATCCAGTTCACACAACGGCAAACAGGACAGGACCCTGTTGATAGCACTCAAGCCAAAGTAGGGCAGGATCCGGTTGGTACCACGCAAGGCACCAGGCCGAAAGCAAGGCAGGACTTGACCCCCACCATGGTGGTCCCAGCAGGTGATACCATGTGGAGTAACCAGAATCTGGGAGAACTGGGTCCTGAAGCTACCATGAACATCGCATGTCCTCCAGCAGAACTGGATGCAGATGGTAACAAATGGACAACACGTTCTTCAGCAGATTTTGCTCTAGATGATAGCCTGGGGAGCACACGTCCTGCAGCAAAACCAGGTCCTGAAGGTACTGTGAATAGTGCACATCCTGCAGCAACAGAATCAGATCCTGAAGGTACCATGAGTAGTGCACATCCTGCAGCAGAACCAGGTCCAGATGGTACCATGAGGAGCACACGTCCTGTAGCAGAACCAGGTCCTGAAGGTACTATGAGTAGTGCACATCCTGCAGCAGAACTGGGTCTAGATGGTACTACATGGAGCACATATCCTGCAGCCCAACCGGGTCCAGATGGTACCACATGGAGTGCACGCCCTGCAGCAGAACTGGGTCTAGATGGTACCATGAGGAGCACACATCCTGCAGCAGACCTGGGTCCAGAAGATACCACATGGAGCGCACGTCCTGCAGCAGAACTGGGTCTAGATGGTACCATGAGGAGCACACATCCTGCAGCAGACCTGGGTCCAGAAGATACCACATGGAGTGCACGTTCTGCAGCAGAACTGGGTCTAGATGGTACCATGAGGAGCACACATCCTGCAACAGAACGGGGTCCAGAAGATACCACATGGAGCGCACGTCCTGCAGCAGAACTGGGTCTAGATGGTACCATGAGGAGCACACATCCTGCAGCAGACCTGGGTCCAGAAGATACCACATGGAGCGCACGTCCTGCAGCAGAACTGGGTCTAGATGGTACCATGAGGAGCACACATCCTGCAGCAGACCTGGGTCCAGAAGATACCACATGGAGTGCACGTTCTGCAGCAGAACTGGGTCTAGATGGTACCATGAGGAGCACACATCCTGCAACAGAACGGGGTCCAGAAGATACCACATGGAGCGCACGTCCTGCAGCAGAACTGGGTCTAGATGGTACCATGAGGAGCACACATCCTGCAGCAGACCTGGGTCCAGAAGATACCACATGGAGCGCACGTCCTGCAGCAGAACTGGGTCTAGATGGTACCATGAGGAGCACACATCCTGCAGCAGACCTGGGTCCAGAAGATACCACATGGAGTGCACGTTCTGCAGCAGAACTGGGTCTAGATGGTACCATGAGGAGCACACATCCTGCAGCAGACCTGGGTCCAGAAGATACCACATGGAGTACACGTCCTGCAGCAGAACTGGGTCTAGATGGTACCATGAGGAGCACACATCCTGCAACAGAACAGGGTCCAGAAGATAGCACATGGAGCACACATCCTGCAGCCCAACCAGGTCCAGAAGATACCACATGGAGCACACGTTCTGCAGCAGAACTGGGTCCAGATGGTACCACATGGAGCACACATCCTGCAGCAGAACCAGGTCCAGATGGTACCACATGGAGCACACGTTCTGCAGCAGAACTGGGTCCAGAAGATACCACATGGAGCACACATCCTGCAGCCCAACCAGGTCCAGAAGGTACCATAAGGAACACACAGCCTCCAGAGAAACTGGATCCAGATGGTGCAATGCAGAGCACACATTCTTCAGCAGAAACGGGGCTGGATGATACCACCATGTGGAGTGCACATCCCACAGCAGAACCTGGTCCCAGTGGTGCCACACTGTATGCACAGCCTGCAGCAGAACTGGATGCAGATGGTGCCACATGGAGCACAGGTTCTTTAACAGATTTCAGTCTAGAAGATACCATGAGGAGCACACATGCTGCAGCAGAACCAGGTCCAGATGGTACGATGAGGAGCACACGTCCTGCAGCACATCTGGATCCAGACG ATGTGGACCCAGACCAAGGCCCTGCTGGGGTCTCTGCTTcccccacagacccccccccacctcctccatcACAGAACCCCACCCTGATCCCAGCAGCACCCCCTGCCCTTGTAGTCCAAGTGGGTCCAGGCTCTAGCatcccccccccgtgccccccagaGCCCACCAGCACCCAGAGTCCCCCACTAGTCACCCAGTCCCTGAAGGagacccccagcacccagagccACCTAGCCCCCACCCAACACCCCAAGGAGATCCCCAACACCCAGAGCCTTccagcacccacccagcaccccaagGAGAGCCCCAGTACACAGAGGCCCTCAGCACCCACTCAGCACCCCATGGAGCCCACAAGCACCCATAGCCTCCCAGCCTCCACTCAGCACCCCACGGAGCCCCTCAGCACCCAgaccctcccagcaccccctCAGCCTCCCCTGGAGCCCCATGGCACCCAGACCTCCCCAGCAGCCTCCCTGCACCCCATGGAGATCCCCAGCCCACAGGTACCTTCAACACCCCTTCAGCACCCCACAGAGACCCTCGGCACTGCAACCCCCCCAGAATCCCCCCAGGACCCCATGGAGACTCTCAGCACTCATCCTCCCCCACCATGCCCTCAGCCCCTGCTGGAGCTCCTTGGCATCCAGCcccccccagcatctccccagcaccccacagaGAAGCTCAGCACCCAgatgcccccagcaccccctcagCACCCCACAGAGGCACTCAGGAcccagacccccccagcacctccccagcaccccatggAGCCCCTCAGCACCCAGacacccccagcacctccccagcaccccacggAGCCCCTTGGTAcccagacccccccagcaccttcccagcaCCCCACGGAGCCCCTCGGCACCCATCCTGCCCGCACCCCAACAGACCCTGTGCTCCCTGGGGCCCCATGTGCAG ATCCGGCTCCACCAGCAGCACCGCCAGTCAAacccagagctggggagcagtggggaggggaGTCTGGCAGCTGCCACCCCTGCCCGGCCCCCCAACTGCAGGCCCTTCTACAGGAg ctctgtgctgcagcatcGTGGCTGGATCTG GTGCAGTGCACCGGGCAGGAGCCAACCTTGGAGCACTGCGACCTCCAGCCGGGGCAGCCATCATCCTGCCCCATGGAGCGGGTGGCCGCCGTCGAGTGCGAGG agcccttCCAGCTGCGACTGGTGGGTGGCCCCGGGCGCTGCGCTGGGCGGTTGGAGGTGAACCGCGCCGGGCAGTGGGGCACGGTCTGCGATGACGGCTGGAGCAGGACCAACGCGGTGGTGGTTTGCCGGGAGCTGGGCTGCGGGGCTGCGGGTAAAGTCAGTGACCTCCCACGGGGACGACCTCGCTTCGGCCCCGGTGCTGGGCGCATCTGGCTGGATGATGTCCGCTGCCGGGGTCAGGAGGCAACCCTGCGGGATTGTGCCCACCGCACCTGGGGACACCACGACTGCACCCACCAGGAGGATGTTGGCGTGGTCTGCCAG GACGCCTGA